In Accipiter gentilis chromosome 17, bAccGen1.1, whole genome shotgun sequence, one DNA window encodes the following:
- the DNAJC8 gene encoding dnaJ homolog subfamily C member 8, whose product MAAAGEPGAGGAAEEAFLTFYNEVKQIEKRDSVLTSKNQIDRLTRPGSSYFNLNPFEVLQMDPEATDEEIKKRFRQLSILVHPDKNQDDADRAQKAFEAVDKAYKLLLDQEQKKRALDVIQAGKEYVEHTVKEKKKQLKKDGKPPTVEEDDPEVFKQAVYKQTMKLFAELEIKRKEREAKEMHERKRQREEEIEAQEKAKREREWQKNFEESRDGRVDSWRNFQANTKGKKEKKNRTFLRPPKVKMEQRE is encoded by the exons atggcggcggcgggggagcccggggcggggggcgccgccgAGGAGGCGTTCCTCACCTTCTACAACGAG GTAAAGCAAATTGAAAAACGAGACTCTGTTTTAACATCAAAAAACCAAATTGACAGGCTGACCCGACCTGGATCTTCATATTTCAACTTGAACCCTTTTGAG GTACTGCAGATGGATCCTGAAGCCACAGATGAAGAGATAAAGAAAAGATTCCGGCAG TTGTCAATATTGGTGCACCCAGACAAAAATCAAGATGATGCAGATAGAGCCCAGAAGGCGTTTGAAG CTGTAGATAAAGCGTACAAGTTGCTGCTAGATCAGGAGCAAAAGAAGAGGGCCTTGGATGTGATACAGGCAGGAAAAGAATATGTGGAACACACT gtgaaagaaaaaaagaagcagttgaAGAAGGATGGAAAACCTCCCACTGTAGAAGAGGATGATCCTGAAGTT TTCAAACAAGCTGTGTACAAACAGACGATGAAGCTCTTTGCTGAACTGGAAAttaagaggaaagagagagaagcgAAAGAAATGCATGAAAG GAAGCggcagagggaagaggaaatTGAGGCACAAGAGAAAGCTAAACGAGAGCGAGAATGGCAGAAGAACTTTGAG GAAAGTCGGGATGGTCGTGTGGACAGCTGGAGAAATTTCCAGGCAAAtacaaaggggaagaaagaaaagaaaaacaggaccTTCCTGAGACCTCCCAAAGTAAAAATGGAGCAGCGTGAATGA
- the ATP5IF1 gene encoding ATPase inhibitor, mitochondrial: MAAVAVAAARGGLRGALVAQQQRWSSGSGADQLGELGKGAGKGGGGGGAIREAGGAFGKKQAAEEERYFREKEREQLAALRKHHEEEIQHHQKEIERLQKEIERHKYKIKKLKDDD, translated from the exons ATGGCGGccgtggcggtggcggcggcacgGGGCGGCCTGCGCGGGGCTCTGGTGGCGCAGCAGCAGCGCTGGAGCTCGGGCTCGGGCGCCGACCAG CTAGGCGAGCTGGGCAAAGGCGCCGGgaagggcggcggcggcggcggcgccatCCGCGAGGCGGGGGGCGCCTTCGGGAAGAAGCAGGCGGCCGAGGAGGAGCGGTACTTCAG ggagaaggagagggagcagCTCGCTGCCCTAAGGAAACACCACGAGGAAGAGATTCAGCACCACCAGAAAGAGATAGAGCGGCTGCAGAAAGAAATTGAGCGCCATAAGTATAAGATCAAGAAGCTTAAAGATGATGACTAA